A stretch of Stenotrophomonas indicatrix DNA encodes these proteins:
- the rpsD gene encoding 30S ribosomal protein S4, whose amino-acid sequence MARYIGPTCKLARREGADLSLKSPARALDSKCKLEQKPGQHGATARKGKLSDYATQLREKQKVKRIYGLLERQFRNYYKKASTKKGNTGENLLQLLETRLDNVVYRMGFAVTRPAARQLVSHRGVTVNGKSVNLASYQVKAGDAIALSEKAAKQLRVQEALTVAAQHDLSPSWVEVDSGKFSGIFKAVPDRSDLPADINEALIVELYSK is encoded by the coding sequence ATGGCTCGTTATATCGGTCCTACCTGTAAGCTCGCCCGTCGCGAAGGCGCCGACCTGTCCCTGAAGAGCCCGGCGCGTGCGCTGGACTCCAAGTGCAAGTTGGAGCAGAAGCCCGGCCAGCATGGCGCCACTGCCCGTAAGGGCAAGCTGTCCGACTACGCTACCCAGCTGCGTGAAAAGCAGAAGGTCAAGCGTATCTACGGTCTGCTGGAGCGTCAGTTCCGCAACTACTACAAGAAGGCCTCGACCAAGAAGGGCAACACCGGCGAGAACCTCCTGCAGCTGCTGGAAACCCGCCTGGACAACGTTGTCTACCGCATGGGCTTCGCCGTGACCCGTCCGGCTGCCCGTCAGCTGGTGTCGCACCGCGGCGTCACCGTGAATGGCAAGTCGGTCAACCTGGCCTCGTACCAGGTCAAGGCTGGCGACGCCATCGCCCTGTCTGAAAAGGCTGCCAAGCAGCTGCGCGTCCAGGAAGCCCTGACCGTCGCCGCCCAGCATGACCTGAGCCCGTCGTGGGTTGAAGTGGATTCCGGCAAGTTCTCCGGCATCTTCAAGGCTGTTCCGGATCGTTCGGATCTGCCTGCGGACATCAACGAAGCGCTGATCGTCGAGCTGTATTCGAAGTAA